From the genome of Vallitalea longa:
AACCAACGACAAACAGATAGTTATAGTCATAATTATTGATAAAAACCTCTTCATAATTACCTCCTATTTATTTATGATTATTTAAAGGATCCTCTATACTTTAATTATACTTAATTAAGATTTAATTTAAAGAAACTATGTTACTATTTACAACTCTATATTATTGAATCATTTTATTTACCTATAATTCTTACCTTTAAATTCCTGAGGTGTCATTCCCGTTAACTTTCTAAATGTTTTTGTAAAATAACTAGGATTTTCATAACCTATAGAATAGGATATCTCATAATTTTTCATATCAGTATCTTTCAACAATTCTTTGGCCTTTTCAATCCTGTAATAAGTAAGATAGTTCCATATGCTACTACCCATTTCTCTTTTGAACATATAACAAAAATAACTTTTACTTACTGAAACATATTCACATATATCATCTAGAGTTATTGCTGAATTATAATTCATACTTATGTACTCTTTTGCTTTCTGTATAAGCCTGCTGCTTTCTTTTTCTTCAATAGTAATAAGATGGTTGATTATATTCTTGAACAGACTTATCATATAGTCTTTCAGATCTATTAATGTTTTATATGTTTTTAATTTTTCTATTGTGATGTCTTCAACTAGAAATAGTACTTTACTATTGATTTTTCCAGAACAGAATTTATGTCTAATCAAAACAATTAGCTCATAACAAAAATCATATATTTTATCAGGTTCTAAAGCCCCATTATTATTAATGTCTTGAAATATCTCTGTCAATAAACAAATTGCTCCTTTTTCATCCTGCGTATTCAAATATTCCAGAAGTTTTTTTTGTTGATCTATCAATCTTAGTTCTTTCAAATTAAGCTTCATATGAGTAGCATTATTACTTAAAACAGCTTTATCACCTAGGTAAAACCTATATTTAATTAAATCAAGCGTTTCATAATAAGCCTTATAGATTTCATTAACTTTCGTATGAGGCATACTAATACTCGCATAGCATTTTATTCCTATTTTCATAGAAAAATTCTGTATCAATTGTTCTGTTATTCTTTCATATCTGATTATGTCATTATCATTACCCATATCATCAGTAAATCCCATAATTACCATCCATTCTCCAAAATATCCTTCAGTAACTATGCTATTAATATTTTCTTCTGATTTTCTTAGACTCATTTCTATAAAATCAGTTATATCATCTATTTCTTTATCTTTCAATTCGCTGAATTTAATGAAATCATCATAAGAAAGGTTATCTACATTGATATTTATTAATCTGTATTCTCTATCGCTTATTTTTGATTCTATATTAGAGATATGATTGATTTCAGTAATATCACATGGATACAATAATTGTTTGAATATTTTTCTGGACTCGATTTTTTTTATACTAGACAGGCTGATTTGTTCTTTTAACTCTTCTTCTATCTCCCTTTTCAGTCTTTTAACAAGGTCGTATAGTTTGTCTTCATCGATAGGTTTTAATAGATACTCTACAACTCCGCTTTCCAAAGCTCTCTGTGCATACTCAAATTCCCCATATGCACTTAGTATTATTACTTTTATCTTACTATCAAAACTCTTTGTCCACTTTATTAACTCTAGTCCATCCATCTTAGGCATTCTAATGTCTGTAATAAGTATTTGTGGAGAATATTTCCTAATAATATCCTGAGCCTCAATACCATTTTGTGCTACCCCAGCTATAGTAATATCTAAACTCTCCCAATCAATAATCTTCTGTAATAATTGCAAAGTAAGAACTTCATCATCAGCAATTACAACTTTCATATTAGTCCACCCTCTCAAGAATTTATTTTTGGAATTATTATAGTAACACTAGTACCAATATCTGACTTAGAAGCTATACTTAGCCCATATCGGTCCCCATATTTCAACTTAATTCTTTCATTAACATTCTTTAAACCAATACTTTTACTCTGATCTTTTTGATTTTTATCATTAATGTGCATTTTAATCTTCTCTAGTTCCTCTAGAGTCATTCCTTTACCATTGTCATTGATCTCAAAATATATATCATTATCTTTCGCAAAGACATTGATAGCTATTATCCCTTTTATATTTTCTTGCAGGCCATGAATAATACTATTTTCTACGA
Proteins encoded in this window:
- a CDS encoding response regulator transcription factor — protein: MKVVIADDEVLTLQLLQKIIDWESLDITIAGVAQNGIEAQDIIRKYSPQILITDIRMPKMDGLELIKWTKSFDSKIKVIILSAYGEFEYAQRALESGVVEYLLKPIDEDKLYDLVKRLKREIEEELKEQISLSSIKKIESRKIFKQLLYPCDITEINHISNIESKISDREYRLININVDNLSYDDFIKFSELKDKEIDDITDFIEMSLRKSEENINSIVTEGYFGEWMVIMGFTDDMGNDNDIIRYERITEQLIQNFSMKIGIKCYASISMPHTKVNEIYKAYYETLDLIKYRFYLGDKAVLSNNATHMKLNLKELRLIDQQKKLLEYLNTQDEKGAICLLTEIFQDINNNGALEPDKIYDFCYELIVLIRHKFCSGKINSKVLFLVEDITIEKLKTYKTLIDLKDYMISLFKNIINHLITIEEKESSRLIQKAKEYISMNYNSAITLDDICEYVSVSKSYFCYMFKREMGSSIWNYLTYYRIEKAKELLKDTDMKNYEISYSIGYENPSYFTKTFRKLTGMTPQEFKGKNYR